The nucleotide sequence CCTTCCCGACCGGTTCATCGAGCACGGTTCCCCGCAAATTCTGCGGGAAAAGTACGGCCTTACCGGGGAAAAAATCGCCCGGCAAATTCTCGGCTGGCTTTCTTGACAGGACTTCCCCTTCTGGGCTAGCCTTTCTTAAAACGGGGTGCAAGGAGGGGGGCATGTGCACTTTCGTCCTTCTGGGGCAAAGCGGGGCCGGGAAGACCGCACTGGCCAAGGCGATGCTTACCCTGGCCGGAGAGTCCTTTAAACCTCCCCGGGAGGGTCCCACCCTTTCGGTCCGTCCCTATCACCTGCGGTGGCGGAAAATTCCCTATTACTTTCTGGACACCCCGGGGGACGACAACTTCCTTGCGGATACCCGGTTCGCCACCTGGGCCGCGGATCTGGCGGTGCTGGTGGTGGATGCCACCTCCCCGGTCAAGGTCCAGCTGGAAAAGGCCTACCGGGCCGCTCGGGAGGAGGGGCTTCCGGTCCTGGTCTTCGTGAACAAACTGGACCAGGAAAAGGCCCGTCTGGAGGACACCCTGTGTGAACTCCAGGAAAAACTGGAAATATGCCCGGTTCCGGTGGCCTATCCCCTGGGGGAGGAACACCGTCTGAGGGGCATAATCGACCTCCTCAAGCTCAAGGTCTACATTCCGGAAGGCCACGAGGTCCGGGTGGAGAAACTTCCTGAGGATCTGGTGGCTCTTGCCGAGGGGCTGCGCAAAAACATGGTGGAGTTCGCCGCCGAGGGGGAGGACGAACTTCTCGAAAAGTACCTTGAGGAGGAACACCTGGAGCCGGAAGAGATCATGCGCGGCCTCAAAAAGGGCGTGCTCTCGGGCAAGATCGCTCCGGTGTGCGTGGGTTCGGTGGCCCGTCTGGTAGGGGTGGCCCGTCTGCTCGACGCCGTACACGAGCTGGGGCCCTCTCCCGAGGAACGCGGGCCCCGCATTCTCGAGGGGCCTGAGGGGGTTCGCGAAGCGGAGCCCTCCGCCGGGGCCCCGGCCACGGTCATAGTTTACAAGACCCGGGTGGACCCCTACGCCGGGAAACTCTCCCTGGCCCGGGTGCTCTCCGGAACGCTTTCCGCGGAGGGGGAGCTTTTCAACGCTTCCCGCCGGAAGCCGGAAAAGTACGCCCATCTCGCCGTGGCTCAGGGGGAGGAACTCCGGGAGATCGCGCGGGCCGAACCCGGAGCCCTGGTGGTGTTTCCCAAGCTTGCCGAAGCCCGCACCGGAGACACGCTGCGGGCGGATAAGGACACGGCCCTACTCCCTCCGCCGGAAATACCCGCTCCGGTGCTCACCTATGCCCTCCACCCCGAAACCCGGACCGACGAGGACAAGATCGGGCCGGCGCTGGCCAAACTGAAAGAAGAGGATCCCTCCCTGGTCATCTCCAGGGACGAGGAGACGCGGGAGCTCCTCATCTCCGGACTGGGACAGATCCACCTGGAAAAGTCCGTGGAAAAACTTCGCGAGCGCTACGGGGTGAAGGCCCGCCTGGATCTACCCAGGATTCCCTATCGGGAAACCATCAAGAAACCGGCTCAGGGCGTTATCTACCGGCACAAGAAACAGACCGGCGGACGGGGCCAGTTCGCCGAGGTCCACTTTCATGTCTTTCCCCTTCCCCGGGGAGAGGGTTTCGAATTCGTGGAGACCCTAACCGGGATGAATGTGCCCCGCAATTTCGTTCCGGCGGTGGAGAAGGGAGTGCGGGAGGCCATGGAGCGGGGACCGCTTGCCGGCTACCCCGTGGTGGATGTAAAGGTCCAGTTTTACGACGGCAAGTCCCACGAGGTGGACTCCTCGGACATGGCCTTCAAGATCGCCGCCTTTCACTGCTTCAGGAAGGCCCTGGAGCAGTGTCAGCCCGTGCTGCTCGAGCCCGTAATGGAACTGGAGATCGAGGTGCCGGAGGAAAGCCTGGGGGATGTAATCGGGGACCTCAACGCCCGTCGGGGACGGGTACTGGGTATAGAGAGCCTGGGCTCGCACCAGAGGATCCGGGCCCAGGCTCCCCTGGCCGAACTCTTGCGTTATGCCCTGGATTTGAATAGTCTTACCGGAGGCCGGGGCACCTTTCGCATGCGCAGATCCCACTACGAGGAGGTTCCCCCGGCCATAGCCCAGAGGATCATCGAGGAGGCGCAGGCGAGCCGTAGCTCATGAAGGCCGGAGTGCTGACCGTAAGCGACCGTAGCGCCCGGGGAGAGCGGGAGGACCTTTCGGGAAGACGCCTCACGGAGCTCCTCGCCGCGGCGGGGTTTACCGTTTCCCGGTATCGGGTGGTCCCGGACGAATACGAGGAGATCCTGACCGTTCTTATCGACTGGTCCGAGCGGGAGGGGCTGGATCTGATCCTCACCACCGGGGGCACGGGGCTTTCCCCCCGGGATGTCACCCCCGAGGCCACGCGGGCCGCGGTGGAAAGAGAGGTGCCGGGGATCGCCGAGGCCCTGCGTCTTAAGGGACTGGCGCACACCCCCTACGCCATGCTTTCCCGGGGGATGGCGGGGATACGCAAACGCACGCTCATCGTAAACCTCCCCGGAAGCCCCCGGGCCGTGGAGGAGGCCTGGGAGGTGCTGGAACCGGTGCTAAGACACGCCCTGGAAAAGATCAAGGGGTCGGAGGCGGAGTGTGGACGAGGTTAAGCTCACCCGGATGGTCAAGGCGGCGGGCTGAGCGGCGAAGCTTCCGCCGGCGGAGCTGGCGGAGATCCTGGCTTCCCTTAGGCTCCCCCGTGTCCCGGAACTTCTCCTGGGAATAGAACACGGGGCCGACGCCGCGGTTTACCGGATGAACGAAAACCTGGCCCTGGCGGTCAGCGTGGACTTCTTCACCCCGGTGGTGGACGATCCCTATCTCTTCGGGCAGATCGCCGCGGCCAACGCCCTTTCCGACCTCTACGCCATGGGGGCCCGTCCCGTCCTGGCGCTCAACATCGTGGGGTTTCCAAAAAAGGGGCTGGATCGTGCGATCCTGCGCCGCATCCTCCAGGGCGGAGCCGACAAGGTGGCCGAGGCCGGAGCGGCCCTGGGGGGAGGCCACAGCGTGGACGATCCGGAGATAAAGTACGGACTGTGCGTGATCGGGACGGTTTCCCCGAAAAGATTCGTCTCCAACTCCGGGGCCCGTCCCGGGGACAGACTCATCCTCACCAAGCCCCTGGGCACCGGCATCCTCACCACCGCACTCAAGGGCGGGCTTCTCTCCCCGGAGGATCCGGCCTACGAACACCTGATAGAGACCATGGTCACCCTCAATCGGGCCGCCGCCGAGGCCATGATGGAGGTGGGGGTTAACGCCGCCACGGACATAACCGGTTTCGGCCTCCTGGGCCACGCCCTGGAGATGGCCGAGGCCAGCGGGGCAACGCTGAGTTTCCGCCTCTCCAGGATCCCCATACTTCCGCGGACCATGGAATATCTGAAGATGGGCATGTCCCCCGAGGGAGACCTGGCCAACCAGAGCTTCTGTGAAAAGAAGGTCCGGGTGTTTCCCGGCGTGGATCCCCTGCGACTGGCGGTGCTCTACGACGCCCAGACCTCAGGGGGACTCCTTCTATCCGTGCCCCCGGAAAAGGCCGAACTTCTGCACCGCAGACTTCTCGAGAAAGGAGTCGTAGAGGCCGCTCTCGTCGGAGAGGTTAAGGAGGGCCCCCCGGCCCTCGAAGTGCTCCCTTAAATTATTCGGCCAGGTACTCCCGGATCTTCTTTTCCAGATACTTCGGGCCCGCGTAACCCACCAGGCGCTTTACCACCTGGCCCTCCTTGTTGATGATGAAGGTGGTGGGGGTTATGTAAACATTTCCGAAGGCCTCCATGATTTTCTCGCTGGCAATACCCACCGGATAGGTGATCCCCTTGGCCCTTACGATCTGGGGAAGAAGGGGGGAGGCCTCCTCGTCCACCATGAGACTGATGATCACCAGCCCCCTGCCCTCGTACTTCCTGTAGAGTTTGGCCAGCTCCTTGAGCTCCACCATACAGGGCGGACAATGGCTGGCAAAGAAGTTCACGATGACCACCTTGCCCCGAAAGTCCGAAAGCTGGTAATCCTTTCCGTCAAGCCCGGTAAAGCGGATGTCCGGAGCCTTTTTGGGATAAGAAAACCCCATTCCCACCAGAAAGACGAGGCCAACCATCAGCCACAGGGTCGCAAGCCTTTTCATCATCTCCCCTCTCCTGCTTCGACGAGATCTTTTATTACAGATTTTAATCCCTCGGCCAGGCGTCGGGCAAGTCTTTCCCCTTTTTCCGGGGAGGCCCGGCGGGGATCTCCCCACACTCCCCCGGGCCAGAAACGGCGTTTTTCCGGAACCAGAAGGTGGCGGGGGAAGGCGGGATATTCGGCCTCCGGGGGTTCTCCCACCAGATCGGGGTAAAAAAATTGAATGAGGGCAGTTTCCCATTCCCCGGCGTGGGAGTCGCCGGGAGTCTCCACGAGGTCCGCGGCACATTCCCGGAGGAGATCCAGGATGGAGACCACGGCCACCCGAACCTCGGGATCCTCAGCGAGAAAGGTCTCCCCGGCATCCAGGAGAAAGGCCATGTGGGTGCCTCCGGCGTGCCCGGAGGCCAGAACGAAAAACCGGAATCCCTGCCGGCGGAAACCGCGCAGGAGATCCAGGGCGAGGGCCCGGAGGGTCTCCCCCCGCAGGGATACGGTGCCCGGGTGATCGGAGGTGCTGCGGCACAGGCCGTAGTAAACCGGAGGAGCCACGAGAAAGGGGAGGCTCCGGGAGGCCAGTTCCGCCACCCGGTAGATGGTATAGACATCGGTGGCCAGGGGAAGATGGGGGCCGTGTTCCTCCACCGAACCGAAGGGGATAAGGATCGGGAGGTCTCTGGGAAGGCGTTCCACCTGCGGAAAGGAGAGGTGCTCGAGAAGCATGTCTCCAGTGTAAGCCCGGCCCGGGGGCCCTGCAAGTCCCGAAATTAGGGAGTAAAATAAAAGGGCCATGAAAAGGGTTTTTCTCAAGACCTTCGGATGCCAGATGAACGAATACGATTCCGAGCGCATGCTCGCGCTCCTGGCCGGGGAATATGTACCCTGCGAGGCCCCGGAGGAGGCCGACCTCATCCTGATCAACACCTGCTCGGTGCGTCGCAAGGCCGAGGAAAAGGTTTACAGTCTGGTGGGGCGTTTCAGGCATCTCAAGGCCCGGCGTCCGGAGGTGGTGGTGGGGGTGTGCGGGTGCGTGGCCCAGCAGGAGGGGGAGAGACTGGTGAAACGGATGCCTCATGTGGACCTGGTGCTGGGCACGCAGAATGTGCACCGGCTGCCCGAGGCCCTGCGGGAGATCGAGAAAGGACGGCGGCCCCTGGTGCTCACCGAGATGCGGAGGGACTTCGTGCCCCCCCTGATTCTGCCCTCCCCGGACGGACGGCGTCCGGTGAAGGCCCAGGTGACCATCATGCAGGGGTGCGACAACTTCTGTTCCTATTGCGTGGTCCCCTATGTGCGGGGCCGGGAGGTCAGTCGTCCCCCCGAGGACATCCTGAAGGAGATCGAATGCCTGGTGGAAAGGGGGGTAAGGGAGGTCACCCTTCTGGGACAGAATGTGAATTCCTACGGGAAAAAGGAACCGGGGTTCCCCACTTTTGCCGAGCTCATCCGACTGGTAGCGGAAATCCCCGGACTGTGGCGCATCCGTTTCACCACCAGCCATCCCAAGGACCTCTCCGAGGATCTCATGCGGGCCTTCGCCGAGGTGGACAAGCTCTGCGAGCACCTGCACCTTCCGGTCCAGTCCGGCTCCACGCGGATTCTCAGGCGCATGAACCGGGGCTACACCCGGGATGAGTATCTGGAGAAGGTGCGCCGTCTCAGAGAAATCTGCCCGGAGATCGCCCTTACCACGGACATCATCGTGGGGTTCCCGGGAGAGACGGAGGAGGACTTCCGGGAAACGCTCTCCCTCCTGGAGGAAGTGCGCTTCGACGAGATCTTTTCCTTCAAGTACTCGGACCGACCTTACGCCCGGGCCAGGGAATTTTCGGACAAGGTTCCCGAGGAGGTCAAGGCGGAAAGACTCGAGAGAGTGCACGAGCTTCAGGCCCGAATCACCCAGGAGATCAACCGGAGTTACATCGGAAAGACCGTGGAGGTTCTGGTGGAGGGGCCCAGCGAGACCCGGCCGGAGCTCCTTACCGGGCGCACCCGCACCAACCATGTGGTCAACTTCTCGGCCCCGGAAGGGCTGGATTTGAAGGGTGCGCTGGTTTATGTTTTGATTAAGGATACGGGGAAACACTCCCTGCGGGGGGAATACCTCAAAACCGTAAAAGGCCCCTAAGGAGGCCGCCATGAAAGTCAAAATGAAGATCCAGGCGGTGGCCATGGATCCGGTCACCAACAGTCCGGTGATGATCCTCCGGGAGGAGGGAGGCGAAAGAGGGCTTCCCATCTGGATCGGCATCCTGGAAGCCACGGCCATCGCCAGCAAGCTGGAGAACATTCAGTTTCCCCGGCCCATGACCCACGATCTCCTCAAGAACATCCTGGATCAGCTTCAGGTACGGGTACCCAGGATCGAGATCTGCGACCTGCGGGACAACACCTACTACGCCCTTATCACCCTGGACCTCGGCGGCCGCGAAATCCAGATCGACGCCCGCCCCAGCGACGCGGTGGCCCTTGCGTTGAGGACCGGAG is from Thermosulfurimonas sp. F29 and encodes:
- the selD gene encoding selenide, water dikinase SelD, which encodes MDEVKLTRMVKAAGUAAKLPPAELAEILASLRLPRVPELLLGIEHGADAAVYRMNENLALAVSVDFFTPVVDDPYLFGQIAAANALSDLYAMGARPVLALNIVGFPKKGLDRAILRRILQGGADKVAEAGAALGGGHSVDDPEIKYGLCVIGTVSPKRFVSNSGARPGDRLILTKPLGTGILTTALKGGLLSPEDPAYEHLIETMVTLNRAAAEAMMEVGVNAATDITGFGLLGHALEMAEASGATLSFRLSRIPILPRTMEYLKMGMSPEGDLANQSFCEKKVRVFPGVDPLRLAVLYDAQTSGGLLLSVPPEKAELLHRRLLEKGVVEAALVGEVKEGPPALEVLP
- a CDS encoding peroxiredoxin; this translates as MKRLATLWLMVGLVFLVGMGFSYPKKAPDIRFTGLDGKDYQLSDFRGKVVIVNFFASHCPPCMVELKELAKLYRKYEGRGLVIISLMVDEEASPLLPQIVRAKGITYPVGIASEKIMEAFGNVYITPTTFIINKEGQVVKRLVGYAGPKYLEKKIREYLAE
- the miaB gene encoding tRNA (N6-isopentenyl adenosine(37)-C2)-methylthiotransferase MiaB codes for the protein MKRVFLKTFGCQMNEYDSERMLALLAGEYVPCEAPEEADLILINTCSVRRKAEEKVYSLVGRFRHLKARRPEVVVGVCGCVAQQEGERLVKRMPHVDLVLGTQNVHRLPEALREIEKGRRPLVLTEMRRDFVPPLILPSPDGRRPVKAQVTIMQGCDNFCSYCVVPYVRGREVSRPPEDILKEIECLVERGVREVTLLGQNVNSYGKKEPGFPTFAELIRLVAEIPGLWRIRFTTSHPKDLSEDLMRAFAEVDKLCEHLHLPVQSGSTRILRRMNRGYTRDEYLEKVRRLREICPEIALTTDIIVGFPGETEEDFRETLSLLEEVRFDEIFSFKYSDRPYARAREFSDKVPEEVKAERLERVHELQARITQEINRSYIGKTVEVLVEGPSETRPELLTGRTRTNHVVNFSAPEGLDLKGALVYVLIKDTGKHSLRGEYLKTVKGP
- a CDS encoding translation factor GTPase family protein — translated: MCTFVLLGQSGAGKTALAKAMLTLAGESFKPPREGPTLSVRPYHLRWRKIPYYFLDTPGDDNFLADTRFATWAADLAVLVVDATSPVKVQLEKAYRAAREEGLPVLVFVNKLDQEKARLEDTLCELQEKLEICPVPVAYPLGEEHRLRGIIDLLKLKVYIPEGHEVRVEKLPEDLVALAEGLRKNMVEFAAEGEDELLEKYLEEEHLEPEEIMRGLKKGVLSGKIAPVCVGSVARLVGVARLLDAVHELGPSPEERGPRILEGPEGVREAEPSAGAPATVIVYKTRVDPYAGKLSLARVLSGTLSAEGELFNASRRKPEKYAHLAVAQGEELREIARAEPGALVVFPKLAEARTGDTLRADKDTALLPPPEIPAPVLTYALHPETRTDEDKIGPALAKLKEEDPSLVISRDEETRELLISGLGQIHLEKSVEKLRERYGVKARLDLPRIPYRETIKKPAQGVIYRHKKQTGGRGQFAEVHFHVFPLPRGEGFEFVETLTGMNVPRNFVPAVEKGVREAMERGPLAGYPVVDVKVQFYDGKSHEVDSSDMAFKIAAFHCFRKALEQCQPVLLEPVMELEIEVPEESLGDVIGDLNARRGRVLGIESLGSHQRIRAQAPLAELLRYALDLNSLTGGRGTFRMRRSHYEEVPPAIAQRIIEEAQASRSS
- a CDS encoding creatininase family protein; this translates as MLLEHLSFPQVERLPRDLPILIPFGSVEEHGPHLPLATDVYTIYRVAELASRSLPFLVAPPVYYGLCRSTSDHPGTVSLRGETLRALALDLLRGFRRQGFRFFVLASGHAGGTHMAFLLDAGETFLAEDPEVRVAVVSILDLLRECAADLVETPGDSHAGEWETALIQFFYPDLVGEPPEAEYPAFPRHLLVPEKRRFWPGGVWGDPRRASPEKGERLARRLAEGLKSVIKDLVEAGEGR
- a CDS encoding bifunctional nuclease family protein is translated as MKVKMKIQAVAMDPVTNSPVMILREEGGERGLPIWIGILEATAIASKLENIQFPRPMTHDLLKNILDQLQVRVPRIEICDLRDNTYYALITLDLGGREIQIDARPSDAVALALRTGAEIYVHEEVLAKSEALAEEARKKAEETTVTATSEKDKEKLKDLLERLDPQAFKYKM
- a CDS encoding molybdenum cofactor biosynthesis protein B codes for the protein MKAGVLTVSDRSARGEREDLSGRRLTELLAAAGFTVSRYRVVPDEYEEILTVLIDWSEREGLDLILTTGGTGLSPRDVTPEATRAAVEREVPGIAEALRLKGLAHTPYAMLSRGMAGIRKRTLIVNLPGSPRAVEEAWEVLEPVLRHALEKIKGSEAECGRG